A single region of the Candidatus Protochlamydia amoebophila UWE25 genome encodes:
- a CDS encoding Fic family protein, which produces MHSLSLSYLNSLRFSEEHLSTLRLLGEYRGKQALYFKQSPEILKNLQQVAAIESSESSNRLEGITAPHNRIADLVTKNSAPIDRSEQEIAGYRDALNLIHQSGQYMRLTNNVILQLHSWLYRYQSQSGGQWKKLDNQITEIHSDGTKRIRFNPTSAFETPSAMHALIEGYETNIQSIQKEPLIILPVTILDFLCIHPFSDGNGRTARLLTLLLLYHFDYQVGRYISLERIFEESKESYYATLEKSSKGWHEGKHDVMPWMTYFWGVLLRAYNEFEARVGTLKIGQGSKNAYIRQTAERMIGPFAISDIEKACPAVSRDTIRLVLRQLRDEGIIIPQGKGRGAKWKLANSS; this is translated from the coding sequence ATGCATTCATTATCCCTTAGTTATTTAAATTCGCTTCGCTTTTCAGAAGAACATCTGTCAACTTTGCGTTTACTTGGTGAATATCGAGGAAAGCAGGCTTTGTATTTCAAGCAATCCCCTGAGATTTTAAAAAACTTACAGCAAGTTGCGGCCATTGAGTCGAGTGAATCATCTAATCGATTAGAAGGAATTACAGCTCCGCATAATCGAATTGCTGATTTAGTGACTAAAAATAGCGCTCCCATTGACCGGTCAGAACAAGAAATTGCCGGTTATCGTGACGCTTTGAATTTGATTCATCAATCTGGCCAATACATGCGTTTAACAAATAATGTAATTTTACAGTTACATAGTTGGCTTTATCGCTATCAATCCCAGAGTGGGGGACAGTGGAAAAAATTAGACAATCAAATTACAGAAATCCATTCAGATGGGACAAAACGTATACGCTTTAATCCAACATCTGCTTTTGAAACTCCAAGTGCAATGCATGCATTAATTGAAGGATATGAAACAAACATTCAATCTATTCAAAAAGAGCCGTTGATTATTTTGCCTGTGACAATTTTAGATTTTTTATGCATCCATCCTTTTAGTGATGGAAATGGAAGAACTGCTCGATTACTCACTTTATTACTTTTATATCATTTTGATTATCAAGTAGGCCGTTATATTAGTTTAGAACGCATTTTTGAAGAATCTAAAGAAAGTTATTATGCAACACTAGAAAAAAGTTCCAAAGGTTGGCATGAAGGAAAGCATGATGTGATGCCTTGGATGACATATTTTTGGGGAGTGCTTTTAAGAGCCTATAACGAATTTGAAGCTCGTGTAGGAACACTAAAAATTGGTCAAGGCAGCAAAAATGCTTATATTCGTCAAACTGCTGAAAGAATGATAGGCCCCTTTGCCATTTCGGATATTGAAAAGGCTTGTCCTGCTGTCAGTCGAGATACAATTCGCCTAGTTTTAAGACAACTAAGAGATGAAGGAATCATTATCCCTCAAGGTAAGGGACGGGGAGCAAAATGGAAACTTGCCAACTCTTCCTAA
- the tsaA gene encoding tRNA (N6-threonylcarbamoyladenosine(37)-N6)-methyltransferase TrmO: MLDDKTQFFMKPIGYFRAEQIKKYQVPRQAPLSDSEGLIELLPQVQFEQALTGLEGFERIWILFRFHLHTHWKPKVLPPRGEKKQGVFATRSPHRPNLIGLSCVKLKKICGLKLYIVNHDLLEGTPILDIKPYLNYADSFQCQKQGWLDDLTAADEVFSIQWSSQVLEQLQYLEKEWDCFLQAKITLRLQVNPFPSSNNRIKLIKGNNYQLAYQTWRVNYSIDNSILLVFSLITGYDKETLRGNRSSRWEDVPIHQAFIQRFGGMNSCDSEVAT, translated from the coding sequence ATGTTAGACGACAAAACACAATTTTTCATGAAGCCTATTGGTTATTTTCGAGCTGAGCAAATAAAAAAATATCAAGTTCCTAGACAAGCGCCTCTTTCTGACAGCGAAGGGCTTATTGAATTACTTCCCCAGGTTCAATTTGAACAGGCCCTTACAGGTTTGGAAGGATTTGAAAGAATATGGATATTATTTCGATTTCATTTACATACCCATTGGAAACCAAAAGTACTCCCTCCAAGAGGAGAGAAAAAACAAGGTGTTTTTGCAACGCGTTCTCCTCATCGCCCTAATTTAATAGGACTTTCTTGCGTCAAATTGAAAAAGATTTGCGGATTAAAACTTTATATTGTCAACCATGATTTGCTAGAAGGAACTCCTATTCTAGATATCAAGCCTTATCTTAACTATGCCGATTCTTTTCAATGCCAAAAACAGGGGTGGTTGGATGACCTTACTGCTGCTGACGAGGTATTTTCTATCCAATGGTCATCACAAGTTCTCGAACAGCTCCAATATCTAGAAAAAGAGTGGGATTGCTTTCTGCAAGCGAAGATCACATTGCGTTTACAAGTAAATCCTTTTCCTTCTTCCAATAATCGTATTAAACTTATTAAAGGTAACAATTATCAACTCGCTTATCAAACATGGCGGGTCAATTATTCAATTGATAATTCCATCCTTCTTGTTTTTTCTCTTATCACAGGATATGACAAAGAAACATTAAGAGGGAATAGGTCTTCTCGATGGGAAGATGTTCCTATACATCAAGCTTTTATACAAAGATTTGGGGGAATGAATAGCTGTGATAGCGAGGTTGCAACTTAA
- a CDS encoding translation initiation factor, producing MPFTIGGEWIPEPMPAIKSKHPIKVIKEKRGSSIVTIILNLPLQTEELKFLCSTLKQKFGCGGAVKSNQIELQGDKVQRVKDHLKLKKS from the coding sequence ATGCCTTTTACAATTGGTGGCGAATGGATCCCTGAGCCAATGCCAGCCATTAAATCTAAACATCCTATAAAAGTTATCAAAGAAAAAAGAGGATCTTCTATTGTGACTATTATTTTAAATCTTCCATTACAAACTGAAGAGCTAAAATTTTTATGTTCAACGCTTAAGCAAAAATTTGGGTGTGGTGGTGCTGTTAAATCTAATCAAATTGAATTACAAGGAGATAAAGTGCAAAGAGTCAAAGATCATCTCAAGCTAAAAAAGAGTTAA
- a CDS encoding host attachment protein has protein sequence MKKPTSWLLIANSSSAKIYEIETIRSLAIVETFEHPESRLHNRDLVSDKPGRDFESFDQTRHSMEPHTTPKQNEFNIFAKQLASYLETARNDGKFKKLYISASPSLLGLLRQFLHTPTAKLVCGELNKDMTHMTPDEIMTHLPFFN, from the coding sequence ATGAAAAAACCAACTTCCTGGCTGTTAATCGCCAATAGTAGCTCAGCTAAAATTTATGAAATTGAAACAATTCGTTCATTAGCTATTGTAGAGACTTTTGAACACCCTGAAAGCCGGCTGCATAATCGTGATCTTGTTTCAGATAAACCTGGCCGTGATTTTGAAAGTTTTGATCAGACTCGGCATAGCATGGAGCCTCATACAACGCCAAAACAAAATGAATTTAATATTTTTGCTAAACAACTAGCAAGTTATCTAGAAACTGCACGTAATGATGGGAAATTTAAAAAACTGTACATTTCTGCTTCTCCTTCTTTATTGGGGTTATTGCGGCAATTTCTGCATACACCAACGGCAAAATTGGTTTGCGGAGAACTTAATAAAGATATGACGCATATGACTCCCGATGAAATAATGACTCATCTTCCTTTTTTTAATTAA
- a CDS encoding DUF2156 domain-containing protein, protein MRKEPLNLSHQTLLTQKFRQMSLVISEYSFANLYLFRKQHEYEVIFGEDIYIKGIDRGKLPFMMLTSIPHPKVSSEIIFFLNTGYFLFPIPEEWNLLFDFPLDFSFEDADSDYLFKVEKLAFFSGRHLSKKRNLVKQLFDRYQIKTAQLTQKNKSDALKILVNWQDQQTQQEQTDYFSCLEAIKLLECLNLEGVIIYIDGKPAGFTIGEYLTPTCFVIHFAKGDANIHGLYQYLYQYQAQILSKQTEWINLEQDLGLPFLRQAKHSYVPDRMILKQRARDKNKEA, encoded by the coding sequence ATGCGTAAAGAGCCTCTCAATTTATCTCATCAAACTCTTTTAACGCAAAAATTTCGGCAGATGAGTTTAGTAATTTCTGAATATTCTTTCGCAAATCTTTATTTGTTTAGAAAACAACATGAATATGAAGTTATTTTTGGAGAAGATATTTACATAAAAGGAATTGATCGAGGAAAACTCCCTTTTATGATGCTGACTTCAATCCCTCATCCCAAAGTTTCATCTGAAATTATTTTTTTCTTAAATACAGGCTATTTCTTATTTCCCATTCCAGAAGAATGGAATCTTTTATTTGACTTTCCATTGGATTTTAGCTTTGAAGATGCAGACTCTGATTATTTATTTAAAGTTGAAAAACTAGCTTTTTTTTCAGGAAGGCACCTAAGCAAAAAAAGAAATTTAGTCAAGCAACTATTCGATCGATATCAAATTAAAACGGCCCAACTAACACAAAAAAACAAAAGCGATGCTTTAAAAATTTTAGTCAATTGGCAAGATCAACAAACTCAACAGGAACAGACAGACTATTTTTCGTGTCTAGAAGCTATTAAATTGCTAGAATGTTTAAATTTAGAAGGAGTTATCATTTATATAGATGGCAAACCTGCAGGTTTTACCATTGGAGAATATCTCACACCAACCTGTTTTGTGATTCATTTTGCTAAAGGGGATGCTAACATTCATGGCCTTTATCAATATCTTTATCAATATCAAGCCCAAATACTATCTAAACAAACAGAGTGGATCAACCTAGAACAAGATCTCGGATTACCTTTTTTAAGGCAGGCTAAACATTCCTATGTGCCAGACCGAATGATCCTTAAACAACGCGCTAGGGATAAGAATAAAGAAGCCTAG
- a CDS encoding APC family permease, whose product MATNKMGLMSAILLGINMILGSGIFLLPGKVSELTGASSLYVYVFVSLLILSIAWCFAQCAALFDRNGGAYLYAKEAFGDFIGFEIGFMRWIAGAMAWASLIVGFVTALSSIWPNALTEPLRGFLILIFLALLILFNMGGTEKLKNINNVVTIAKVLPLLFFVLIGFFYTKGNFQAIDVSLSHLDSISFGNAAIVIFYAFGGFETLVIAAGEIKNPHRNLPIAVMAVISFCSFLYFLIQIIAMEILGPHLAESSIPLADATEQMIGSAGRWIVTLGMIISIGGVNLTASFITPRSGAALAEDGLVPRWIAKNNKAGVPVVAIFLTASLTTIAALSGSFTQLAVISVVSRFVQYGATCLAVFVLYYRNRATLKMLKKISLVIIPSLSLIGLIWMLFQASSSQLYWGLGALLPGIPIYFFQKWKNNLTLATVSEMGD is encoded by the coding sequence ATGGCAACAAATAAAATGGGGCTCATGAGCGCAATTTTGCTTGGGATCAATATGATTTTAGGATCGGGAATCTTTCTTCTCCCTGGAAAAGTTTCTGAATTAACCGGTGCATCTAGTCTGTATGTCTATGTCTTTGTTTCTCTACTTATTTTGTCAATTGCTTGGTGCTTTGCGCAATGTGCAGCTCTATTCGATCGCAATGGAGGTGCTTATTTATATGCTAAAGAAGCTTTTGGTGATTTTATAGGATTTGAAATAGGTTTTATGCGATGGATTGCTGGAGCGATGGCTTGGGCTTCGCTTATTGTAGGTTTTGTTACAGCTCTGAGTTCTATTTGGCCAAATGCATTGACAGAGCCTTTAAGGGGATTTTTGATCTTAATTTTTTTAGCTCTTCTTATTTTATTTAATATGGGAGGAACTGAAAAACTTAAAAATATCAACAATGTCGTGACGATAGCAAAGGTATTACCTCTTCTATTTTTTGTTTTGATTGGTTTTTTTTATACTAAGGGGAACTTTCAAGCGATTGATGTGTCATTATCCCATTTAGATTCTATTTCTTTTGGAAATGCCGCTATAGTTATTTTTTATGCTTTTGGAGGGTTTGAAACTCTTGTTATTGCTGCAGGAGAAATAAAAAATCCTCACCGTAACTTACCAATAGCGGTGATGGCTGTTATTAGCTTTTGCTCGTTTCTATATTTTTTAATTCAAATAATTGCCATGGAGATATTAGGACCTCACTTGGCTGAAAGTTCTATTCCTTTAGCTGATGCGACTGAACAAATGATTGGGTCCGCTGGGAGATGGATTGTAACTTTAGGTATGATTATTTCGATTGGAGGTGTGAATCTTACAGCTTCTTTTATTACTCCAAGAAGTGGAGCGGCTTTAGCAGAAGATGGTTTGGTTCCCAGATGGATCGCCAAAAATAATAAAGCCGGTGTTCCCGTAGTAGCTATCTTCTTGACAGCAAGTTTGACTACCATTGCTGCTTTGTCAGGGAGTTTTACTCAGCTAGCTGTGATCAGCGTTGTCTCTCGATTTGTACAGTATGGAGCGACATGTTTAGCTGTTTTTGTCCTTTATTATCGCAATAGGGCAACATTAAAAATGTTAAAAAAAATATCTCTGGTTATTATTCCTTCGTTATCTTTGATTGGTCTTATTTGGATGTTATTTCAAGCTTCTTCTTCTCAGTTATATTGGGGCCTAGGGGCGCTCCTGCCTGGAATTCCCATTTATTTTTTTCAGAAGTGGAAAAATAATTTAACGTTAGCGACAGTTTCTGAAATGGGTGATTAA
- a CDS encoding gamma-glutamyl-gamma-aminobutyrate hydrolase family protein — protein MRKSATKKPIIGISTSLLMIDNGCFRGRERIIVGQDYVRSILFAGGTPIVLPILSDQEQIEQQMELIDGLLLSGGCDVHPHFYKEEPHPLLQDLCPQRDLHEIQLVQLAHQSRKPILGICRGAQLLNVAFGGTLYQDVSLHSNQVYQHIQQAQVHVAAHEIKILEHSILKKTMEVSHTTINSFHHQSVKKVAPGFRINAVAGDGIIEGIEKEDSSFIIGVQWHPELMADKQEETRKLFEGLVKASQ, from the coding sequence ATGCGAAAATCTGCAACTAAAAAACCAATCATTGGAATTTCAACTAGTTTATTAATGATTGATAATGGGTGTTTTAGAGGGCGAGAGCGTATAATTGTAGGGCAAGATTATGTTCGATCCATTTTGTTTGCTGGTGGAACTCCAATTGTATTACCGATTTTGTCAGATCAGGAACAAATTGAGCAACAAATGGAATTGATTGATGGTTTATTACTTTCAGGGGGTTGTGATGTACATCCTCATTTTTATAAAGAAGAACCTCATCCTTTATTACAAGATTTATGCCCACAGAGAGATCTACACGAAATTCAATTAGTTCAGCTCGCTCATCAAAGCCGAAAACCTATTTTAGGTATTTGCCGAGGAGCTCAGCTTTTAAATGTTGCTTTTGGCGGAACTCTTTATCAAGATGTTTCTTTACACTCAAACCAAGTTTATCAACACATTCAACAAGCTCAGGTACATGTAGCAGCTCACGAAATTAAGATTTTGGAACATTCAATTCTAAAAAAAACCATGGAAGTTAGCCATACCACTATCAATAGTTTTCATCATCAATCGGTAAAAAAGGTCGCTCCGGGTTTTCGAATTAATGCAGTAGCAGGAGACGGCATCATTGAAGGAATTGAAAAAGAAGACAGTTCTTTTATTATTGGTGTACAATGGCACCCAGAATTAATGGCCGATAAACAAGAAGAAACGCGAAAGCTCTTTGAGGGTTTAGTCAAAGCTAGTCAATAG
- a CDS encoding YkgJ family cysteine cluster protein, which yields MKHSSSLPWYKKGLHFSCTECGKCCTGAPGFVLISEQEIQEMAHFLEISVKNFKKLYIKKRNNQTFLIEKKSPEGYSCVFFRDKKCTVYSARPSQCRLYPFWPENLLSRQTWEQAANFCEGITCKGAVFSQEKIDEMKEIQMQTNEHYVVNE from the coding sequence ATGAAGCACTCCTCCTCATTACCTTGGTATAAAAAAGGACTTCACTTTAGTTGCACAGAGTGCGGAAAATGTTGCACTGGGGCACCTGGTTTTGTGCTTATCAGTGAGCAAGAAATCCAAGAGATGGCACATTTTTTAGAAATTTCAGTCAAAAATTTTAAAAAATTGTATATCAAAAAAAGAAATAATCAAACTTTTTTAATTGAAAAAAAATCTCCTGAAGGCTATTCGTGTGTATTTTTTCGAGATAAAAAATGTACTGTTTATTCAGCCAGACCGTCTCAATGCCGTTTATATCCTTTTTGGCCTGAAAATCTCCTTTCTCGACAAACATGGGAGCAAGCAGCAAATTTTTGTGAAGGAATTACCTGTAAGGGGGCTGTATTCTCACAAGAAAAAATTGATGAAATGAAAGAGATTCAAATGCAGACTAATGAGCATTATGTAGTGAATGAATGA
- a CDS encoding carbonic anhydrase, which yields MKKLIQGIADFRQGLTEESRHLFANLALGQTPDVLFIACSDSRVVPNLFASTNPGDLFVLRNIGNLIPPFSVDSDNSALAAIEFSIFSLNVPDIIVCGHSECGAMRALVEGIQGNCCSHLQSWLKHGENSLNLVRNGMTINPSLSEHNQISQINVLQQIEHIKSYPFIRERLDKNELRIHGWWFDIAHADVYCYKEDFNQFVLIDEKEAQLILART from the coding sequence ATGAAAAAACTCATTCAAGGTATTGCCGATTTTAGACAAGGTTTAACTGAAGAAAGTCGTCATCTTTTTGCTAATTTGGCTCTTGGTCAAACACCTGATGTTCTCTTTATTGCTTGTTCGGATAGTAGGGTTGTCCCAAATTTATTTGCTTCCACGAATCCTGGTGATTTGTTTGTTCTTCGAAATATTGGAAATTTAATTCCTCCTTTTTCCGTAGATTCAGATAATAGTGCTTTGGCTGCCATTGAATTTTCTATTTTTTCACTTAATGTTCCCGATATTATTGTTTGTGGCCATTCTGAATGTGGTGCCATGCGTGCTTTAGTTGAAGGGATACAAGGAAATTGCTGTTCTCATTTACAGTCTTGGCTTAAGCATGGAGAAAACTCTTTAAATTTAGTGAGAAATGGAATGACAATTAATCCTTCTTTATCCGAGCATAATCAAATTTCTCAAATTAACGTTCTTCAGCAAATAGAGCATATTAAAAGTTATCCTTTTATTAGAGAAAGATTAGATAAAAACGAACTAAGAATTCATGGGTGGTGGTTTGATATTGCACACGCGGATGTTTATTGTTATAAAGAAGATTTTAATCAATTTGTTCTCATCGATGAAAAAGAAGCTCAATTGATTTTAGCAAGGACATAA
- a CDS encoding phosphatidylglycerol lysyltransferase domain-containing protein gives MTAVMPTLDQDVDPQFDALMQVRRFGGSCSEAILDPRCQIFTDPFIDGLIGYRLENSRAIVYGDPVCQWEDTPLLIKSFTDFCHREGYKNIIYVITTEKFCKWAMENVCHASVEFGHELFMDPHDDPRAKTGVNASLVRRKVRHAQKEAVVVEEYIIPNLSLEAQIEEVAQKWLKGRRGPQIYISRVHLFDNRAGKRWFYAKQGEKVTGVVVLNELQSRNGWLINRLMHIPGAANGTPEFLLTTVIDTLAKENCHYVTFGAVTTGQLGKLEGLNSISKYIAELSFKFANRFFHLDGKMKFWEKFDPKNELSYLLFTNPSIRIGDIWALMHALNIISK, from the coding sequence ATGACCGCCGTCATGCCTACTTTAGATCAAGATGTAGATCCGCAATTTGATGCATTAATGCAAGTTAGACGTTTTGGAGGATCTTGTTCAGAAGCTATTTTAGATCCTCGATGCCAAATTTTTACTGATCCTTTTATTGATGGATTAATTGGTTATCGTTTAGAGAATTCACGAGCTATTGTATACGGAGATCCTGTGTGCCAATGGGAAGATACCCCTTTATTAATCAAATCTTTTACAGATTTTTGCCATCGAGAAGGCTATAAAAACATTATTTATGTCATTACAACGGAAAAATTTTGTAAATGGGCAATGGAAAACGTTTGCCATGCCTCAGTAGAATTTGGACATGAATTATTTATGGATCCTCACGATGATCCGAGAGCTAAAACTGGAGTTAATGCTAGTTTAGTTCGACGTAAAGTTCGACATGCCCAAAAAGAAGCCGTGGTTGTGGAAGAATACATTATCCCTAATCTCAGCCTTGAAGCTCAAATTGAAGAAGTCGCTCAAAAATGGCTTAAAGGAAGGCGAGGTCCACAAATTTATATCTCCCGCGTACATTTATTTGATAATCGAGCCGGTAAAAGATGGTTTTACGCTAAGCAGGGAGAAAAGGTTACTGGTGTTGTTGTTCTCAATGAACTTCAATCGCGTAATGGATGGTTGATTAATCGTTTAATGCATATCCCTGGTGCTGCCAATGGAACTCCTGAGTTTCTTTTAACAACTGTTATTGATACATTGGCTAAAGAAAATTGTCACTATGTTACTTTTGGGGCTGTCACGACTGGACAGCTAGGAAAATTAGAAGGGTTGAATTCTATTTCAAAATATATTGCCGAGCTTTCATTTAAGTTCGCTAACCGATTTTTTCATTTAGATGGAAAAATGAAATTTTGGGAAAAATTTGATCCCAAAAATGAGCTTTCATACCTTTTATTTACGAATCCAAGTATTCGTATAGGAGATATTTGGGCTCTCATGCATGCTTTAAATATTATTTCAAAATAA
- a CDS encoding class I fructose-bisphosphate aldolase, whose translation MANQAILNLLGNDASYLLDHECKTISKDKLHLPSPYYIDEIMNLTDRKTPVLRNLVQIFNQGRLSKTGYLSILPVDQGIEHSAGASFAINPDYFDPENIVKLAIEGGCNAIASTLGALGSVARRYAHKIPFIVKLNHNELLSYPNTFDQIYFGQVEQAWEMGAAAIGATIYFGSEESHRQIQETSKAFQKAHELGMATVLWCYLRNNAFKQDKDYSTSADLTGQANHLGVTIEADIIKQKQATNNGGFKALAHYGKTNELVYQKLTTNHPIDLTRYQVANCYMGRMGLINSGGEAGKNDMAEAVKTAIINKRAGGMGLISGRKAFQRPLKEGIELLNLIQDVYLDKSITVA comes from the coding sequence ATGGCTAATCAAGCGATTTTAAATTTACTTGGAAACGATGCAAGTTATTTACTTGATCATGAATGTAAAACAATATCAAAAGATAAACTTCATTTACCAAGTCCTTATTATATTGATGAGATCATGAATTTAACAGACCGAAAAACGCCAGTTCTTCGTAACTTAGTTCAAATTTTTAATCAGGGGCGATTAAGCAAAACAGGTTATCTTTCTATTTTGCCTGTTGATCAAGGAATTGAGCATTCAGCCGGAGCAAGTTTTGCTATTAATCCTGATTATTTTGATCCAGAAAATATTGTGAAGTTAGCCATTGAAGGGGGATGCAATGCGATCGCCTCTACTTTAGGTGCACTTGGTTCTGTTGCTAGGCGTTATGCTCACAAAATCCCTTTTATCGTGAAACTCAACCATAATGAATTATTAAGTTATCCCAATACATTTGATCAAATTTATTTTGGCCAAGTTGAACAAGCGTGGGAGATGGGGGCTGCCGCAATCGGTGCAACCATTTATTTTGGTTCTGAAGAATCTCATCGCCAAATTCAAGAAACGTCTAAAGCTTTTCAAAAAGCGCATGAACTGGGGATGGCGACAGTGCTTTGGTGTTATTTGCGCAATAATGCGTTTAAGCAAGATAAAGATTATTCAACCAGTGCTGATTTAACCGGGCAGGCTAATCATTTGGGAGTTACGATCGAGGCGGATATCATCAAACAAAAACAAGCGACTAATAATGGAGGGTTCAAAGCTCTGGCGCATTATGGTAAAACAAATGAGCTTGTTTACCAAAAATTAACAACAAACCATCCGATTGATCTAACAAGGTATCAAGTTGCCAACTGCTATATGGGACGAATGGGATTGATTAATTCCGGTGGAGAAGCTGGTAAAAATGATATGGCAGAAGCTGTTAAAACAGCTATTATTAATAAACGTGCTGGCGGAATGGGCCTAATATCGGGGCGAAAAGCTTTCCAAAGGCCTTTAAAGGAAGGAATCGAACTATTAAATTTGATTCAAGATGTCTATTTAGATAAATCTATCACGGTCGCTTAA
- a CDS encoding HAD-IA family hydrolase, translated as MSKQLFTSLFIDVGGVLLTNGWDRHMREKASHIFELNYEEMNKRHNLIFDTYEIGKISLDEYLKRVVFDQERSFSIESFKKFMFEQSQPFDEMIDFIKKIKKDWNLQIVVVSNEGRELMQNRIDQFKMKAFVDIFVVSGFVHLRKPDSDIYQLALDLAQVKPEQVIYIDDRPLLAEIGKHIGMTAIQHQNYEQTKMILDSLLKR; from the coding sequence ATGAGTAAACAATTATTTACTTCATTATTTATCGATGTTGGCGGCGTCCTTTTGACAAATGGATGGGATCGACATATGCGTGAAAAGGCTTCACACATTTTTGAATTAAATTATGAAGAAATGAATAAACGACATAATTTAATTTTTGATACGTATGAAATTGGTAAAATTTCATTAGATGAATATTTAAAACGTGTGGTATTTGATCAAGAACGCTCTTTTTCTATTGAATCTTTTAAAAAATTTATGTTTGAGCAATCTCAGCCTTTTGATGAAATGATTGATTTTATAAAAAAAATCAAAAAAGATTGGAATTTACAAATTGTTGTCGTAAGTAATGAAGGCCGTGAATTGATGCAAAATCGAATCGATCAATTTAAAATGAAAGCGTTTGTCGATATTTTTGTGGTGTCAGGCTTTGTTCATCTACGCAAACCCGACAGCGATATTTATCAACTCGCATTGGATTTAGCTCAAGTAAAACCCGAGCAAGTGATTTATATCGATGATAGACCCTTGTTAGCAGAAATAGGAAAGCACATCGGAATGACGGCTATCCAACATCAAAATTATGAACAAACAAAAATGATTCTAGATAGTTTACTAAAAAGGTAA